One genomic region from Rosa rugosa chromosome 1, drRosRugo1.1, whole genome shotgun sequence encodes:
- the LOC133724376 gene encoding pentatricopeptide repeat-containing protein At2g22070, with protein sequence MEASNPRTTSSDFYAYHLQACLNKRHPFAGKSIHAQIIKSGLHLGVFLMNNLMNYYIKTGSYVDARNVFDEMPVRNKFSWNTMLSGYTKQGRLDAAWGVFNEMPERDSVSWTAMIVGYNQMGRYGNAIRMFLDMVSDGVPVTQFTVTNILSACASIKGLDIGRKVHSFVVKLAVGSYVSVGNCLLNMYAKCGDPRTAQIVFDRMRLKNVSSWNHMIMLHMQCGRADLALAQFNQMTERDIVSWNSMIAGYNQHGLDTEAVAIFLSMVKDSFLKPDKFTLASILSACANLEKLELGKQIHVLIIRAGLDTSEAVINALISMYAKSGGLEIAEKVLEQCGTSDLNLIAFTALLDGYIKVGDVNPARQIFDSLRECDVVAWTAMIVGYVQNGLNNDALELFRSMIAGGPRPNNYTLAAMLSVSSSLASLDYGKQIHASAIRTGEVSSVSVGNALITMYSKAGSISGAKQVFNLIDRNRDTVSWSSMIIALAQHGLGEESIELFEKMLSLGIRPDHVTYVGVLSACTHVGLVDQGRSYYNLMRSVHKIEPTHSHYACMVDLLGRAGLLQEAYDVIQNMPIEPDVIAWGSLLSACKLHKNVDLAKVAADKLLLIEPDNSGAYSALANLYSACGRWADAAEVRKLMKNRRVKKGQGFSWLEYQNKVHVFGVDDGVHPQRDGIYKMMEKIWKEIKNIGFVPDTESVLHDVAEELKEKMLMHHSEKLAIAFGLINTPESSTLRIMKNLRVCNDCHSAIKFISKLVGREIILRDATRFHHFKNGTCSCRDYW encoded by the coding sequence ATGGAGGCATCAAACCCTCGGACCACTTCGTCGGATTTCTACGCCTATCACCTCCAAGCATGCCTAAACAAGAGACACCCATTTGCCGGAAAATCCATCCATGCCCAGATCATCAAGTCAGGGCTTCACCTAGGTGTGTTCTTGATGAACAATCTCATGAACTATTACATCAAAACTGGGTCTTATGTCGATGCACGCAacgtgttcgatgaaatgcctgTGAGAAACAAGTTTTCATGGAACACGATGCTCTCTGGTTACACAAAGCAGGGAAGGCTCGATGCAGCTTGGGGAGTTTTTAATGAAATGCCTGAACGTGACTCGGTTTCGTGGACTGCGATGATCGTGGGGTATAATCAGATGGGGAGATATGGTAATGCGATTCGGATGTTCTTGGACATGGTTTCAGATGGAGTTCCTGTGACCCAGTTCACTGTTACTAACATTCTTTCGGCATGCGCTTCGATTAAGGGTTTGGATATTGGTAGGAAGGTGCATTCGTTTGTTGTTAAGCTTGCTGTTGGTAGTTATGTTTCGGTTGGGAACTGCCTTTTAAATATGTATGCGAAATGTGGTGATCCGAGGACTGCACAGATAGTTTTTGATAGGATGAGATTGAAAAATGTATCTAGCTGGAATCATATGATTATGTTACATATGCAATGTGGTCGTGCAGACCTTGCTCTTGCACAGTTTAATCAAATGACGGAGCGCGACATTGTTTCTTGGAATTCAATGATTGCTGGATACAACCAGCATGGGCTCGATACGGAAGCAGTGGCTATCTTCTTAAGTATGGTGAAGGATTCTTTTCTAAAGCCTGATAAGTTCACCTTGGCAAGCATCTTGTCAGCTTGTGCTAACCTTGAGAAGTTGGAACTTGGAAAACAAATACATGTTCTTATTATAAGAGCTGGATTGGACACATCCGAAGCAGTGATTAATGCTTTGATTTCAATGTATGCCAAGTCTGGTGGGTTGGAAATTGCTGAAAAGGTTTTAGAGCAATGTGGGACTTCAGATCTCAATCTTATAGCTTTTACTGCCTTATTGGATGGATACATTAAGGTTGGGGATGTTAACCCAGCGAGACAGATATTTGACTCATTGAGAGAATGTGATGTGGTAGCATGGACAGCTATGATTGTCGGTTATGTGCAGAATGGGTTGAATAATGATGCTTTGGAGCTCTTTAGGTCAATGATAGCAGGAGGCCCCAGGCCCAACAACTACACCTTAGCAGCTATGTTAAGTGTCAGTTCAAGCTTGGCTtctttggattatggaaaacaaATTCATGCAAGTGCTATACGAACAGGAGAAGTGTCTTCAGTTTCTGTGGGCAATGCTCTAATTACCATGTATTCCAAAGCTGGAAGCATCAGTGGTGCAAAGCAAGTTTTCAATCTGATTGACCGGAATAGAGATACTGTTTCTTGGAGTTCCATGATTATAGCCCTGGCTCAACATGGTCTTGGGGAAGAATCCATTGAACTATTTGAGAAGATGCTGTCACTTGGTATTAGGCCCGACCATGTAACTTATGTTGGGGTGCTCTCTGCTTGTACACATGTGGGGTTGGTCGACCAGGGCAGGAGCTACTATAATTTGATGAGGAGCGTACACAAGATTGAACCCACCCATAGCCATTATGCATGTATGGTTGATCTGCTTGGGCGTGCTGGGTTACTTCAAGAAGCATACGACGTGATACAAAATATGCCAATTGAACCTGATGTAATAGCTTGGGGTTCACTTTTATCTGCTTGTAAGCTTCATAAAAATGTGGATTTGGCTAAAGTTGCAGCAGACAAATTGCTCCTTATTGAACCAGACAACAGTGGGGCCTATTCAGCCCTTGCTAATTTGTATTCAGCTTGTGGAAGGTGGGCAGATGCTGCAGAAGTAAGAAAGCTAATGAAGAATAGGAGAGTGAAGAAGGGCCAAGGATTTAGTTGGCTTGAGTATCAGAACAAAGTCCATGTGTTTGGGGTTGACGATGGAGTTCATCCACAGAGAGATGGAATCTACAAGATGAtggagaaaatctggaaagaGATTAAAAATATCGGTTTTGTCCCTGATACTGAGTCAGTATTGCACGACGTTGCAGAAGAATTGAAGGAGAAGATGCTTATGCATCACAGTGAGAAACTTGCAATTGCATTTGGGCTAATAAATACTCCAGAGAGCAGTACGCTGAGGATTATGAAGAACCTCAGAGTTTGTAATGATTGTCACTCTGCCATTAAATTTATATCCAAGCTTGTGGGAAGAGAAATCATTCTGAGAGACGCTACTCGTTTTCACCATTTTAAGAATGGGACTTGTTCTTGTCGGGACTATTGGTAG